From Draconibacterium halophilum, one genomic window encodes:
- a CDS encoding ferredoxin, with the protein MTIKKVWLDESEDECIACDLCASAAPDVFEVPEKMVVLPDADLEANEDEIKEAVDSCPTQVIKIEEE; encoded by the coding sequence ATGACAATTAAAAAAGTATGGCTCGATGAGAGCGAAGATGAATGTATAGCATGTGATTTGTGCGCAAGTGCTGCCCCCGATGTTTTTGAAGTACCTGAAAAAATGGTAGTACTACCTGATGCCGATTTGGAAGCGAATGAAGATGAAATAAAAGAAGCTGTTGATTCGTGCCCAACTCAGGTTATAAAAATTGAGGAAGAGTAA